From one Butyricimonas faecihominis genomic stretch:
- a CDS encoding lipopolysaccharide biosynthesis protein produces MNPLKKLMGETVIYGFSTILGRFINWLLVPLYTRVLSPVDNGIFTNLMGYVALLVVLLTYGTETGFFRFATKDNKDRVFSTLLTSLLFTSTLFLLLCFSFLPQIVSFLEVGNHPIYFVLLIVTIAIDVVSTLPFALLRMEGKALRFGVIKFVNILINVGLNLFFYLLCPFLEKKGISVPFYQADGGVVYIFISYLVSSVCTLVMLFPYIFRFKFVFSFSLLKDILKYSYPILIVSVAGMINLQGDKILMPKILGDGEEALAITGIYGASYKLALVMYIFTQGFRFAFEPFFFNYAKHNDSKKIYQDVLLYFTGFGLMIFLGVMYFLDVLKYFLGSEYFSGLTILPWVLMANLFQGIYYSLSLWYKLTDKTIYGAYMAIIGCVITIGGNVIFLPKIGFMASAYSVFTCFLVMTILSFILGRHFYKINYDIPKIIFYFAICLLFYFVGGYIKFDNNLVTCLARLPLFVLFVYIFIKKEMSFLLTKDFMYKLIHKK; encoded by the coding sequence ATGAATCCTTTAAAGAAACTAATGGGGGAAACTGTGATTTATGGTTTCTCGACAATACTCGGACGGTTTATAAATTGGTTGCTGGTTCCACTATATACTAGGGTACTTTCTCCGGTTGATAATGGTATATTCACGAATTTGATGGGGTATGTTGCTTTGTTAGTTGTATTGTTGACTTATGGCACAGAAACAGGGTTCTTCCGCTTTGCAACTAAAGACAATAAAGACCGGGTGTTTTCGACTTTGTTGACCTCTTTACTCTTTACTTCGACTTTGTTTTTATTACTCTGTTTTTCGTTTCTCCCGCAAATTGTTAGTTTTCTTGAGGTGGGGAATCATCCGATTTACTTCGTTTTATTGATTGTAACGATCGCAATTGATGTGGTGAGTACTTTGCCTTTCGCTCTATTGAGAATGGAAGGGAAAGCCCTTCGTTTCGGGGTTATTAAATTCGTGAATATACTCATTAACGTGGGGTTGAACTTGTTTTTCTATTTGCTCTGTCCGTTTTTGGAGAAGAAAGGGATTTCTGTTCCTTTCTATCAAGCTGATGGTGGGGTAGTTTATATTTTCATTTCCTATTTGGTTTCTTCTGTTTGCACGCTGGTAATGTTGTTTCCTTATATTTTCCGGTTCAAATTTGTTTTCTCGTTCTCTTTGCTGAAAGATATTTTGAAATATTCATACCCGATCTTGATCGTGAGTGTTGCCGGGATGATTAATTTACAGGGAGATAAGATTTTGATGCCTAAAATTTTAGGAGATGGGGAAGAGGCTTTGGCTATAACCGGGATATACGGGGCAAGTTATAAATTGGCTTTAGTGATGTATATTTTCACGCAAGGTTTCCGTTTCGCTTTCGAACCTTTCTTTTTCAATTACGCCAAGCATAACGATTCCAAGAAAATATATCAGGATGTATTGCTCTATTTTACCGGATTCGGTTTAATGATCTTTTTAGGGGTTATGTACTTTTTGGATGTATTAAAATATTTCTTGGGATCAGAATATTTCAGCGGGTTGACGATATTACCTTGGGTATTGATGGCTAATTTGTTCCAAGGAATTTACTATTCGTTGTCATTGTGGTATAAATTGACGGATAAAACGATATACGGGGCTTACATGGCGATTATCGGTTGCGTGATCACGATAGGAGGAAACGTGATTTTCTTGCCGAAAATAGGTTTTATGGCTTCTGCCTATTCCGTTTTCACGTGTTTTTTGGTTATGACGATTTTATCATTTATCCTAGGAAGACATTTTTACAAGATCAATTATGATATACCTAAGATTATTTTCTATTTTGCGATTTGTTTATTGTTCTATTTTGTCGGTGGATATATAAAATTTGACAATAACTTGGTAACTTGTTTGGCTCGTTTACCGTTATTCGTACTCTTCGTATATATTTTTATAAAAAAAGAGATGAGTTTTTTGCTGACAAAAGATTTTATGTACAAGTTAATTCATAAAAAATAG
- the dut gene encoding dUTP diphosphatase: MKIKIVNKSKHPLPEYKTKSSAGLDIRANIDEPIMLKSLERKLVPTGLFIELPDGYEAQMRPRSGLALNEGITLLNTPGTIDADYRGEIGVILVNLSHEVTQINDGDRICQMVINKVEQAELIEVEELGETERGRGGFGHTGKQ; encoded by the coding sequence ATGAAGATTAAAATAGTGAATAAATCGAAGCATCCGCTTCCGGAATACAAGACAAAATCATCTGCCGGTTTAGATATACGGGCTAATATTGATGAACCTATCATGTTGAAATCGTTGGAAAGGAAACTTGTTCCGACGGGTTTGTTTATCGAATTACCTGATGGCTACGAGGCTCAGATGCGTCCAAGGAGTGGATTGGCTTTAAACGAAGGAATCACTTTACTGAATACCCCGGGAACGATTGACGCTGATTATAGAGGGGAAATCGGAGTTATTTTAGTGAATTTGTCTCATGAAGTAACACAGATTAATGACGGGGACAGAATTTGCCAGATGGTGATTAATAAGGTTGAACAGGCTGAATTAATTGAAGTGGAGGAATTGGGCGAGACGGAGAGAGGGAGAGGAGGTTTCGGTCACACGGGTAAACAATAA
- a CDS encoding DUF4292 domain-containing protein: protein MRSSCVLLLILLCFVSCRSVKEITESRRDLPNITEGKLFKNIISNELDYNTIYAKKVDLSLKDNKNSHSLKAILRIQRDSFIWVSVSASLGVDVARLLLTPDSVKFISPREKKYFVSDYSYFAERFDVGLTFDCFQRILTNQFFDFESCTTEAVRGKRYKFDKSGNDYVLYSLEEKALGRKLKKLYKKRRKNKEFSLVLQKIHIDPDCFRPNAVSIEDLEEGVGMSVKYKYIKDFGGKLFPGKITFNVFSDNDNWEVILNFDRLEFDVEVSPNFKIPSKYKRMY from the coding sequence ATGAGAAGTAGTTGTGTTTTATTATTGATTTTGTTGTGTTTCGTGTCGTGTAGATCCGTGAAGGAGATTACGGAAAGTCGTAGAGATTTACCGAATATTACCGAAGGAAAATTGTTTAAAAATATTATTTCTAACGAGTTAGATTATAATACGATATATGCGAAAAAGGTTGATTTATCTTTGAAAGATAACAAGAATTCCCATAGTCTTAAAGCTATTTTAAGAATACAAAGAGATAGTTTTATATGGGTTTCAGTTAGTGCCTCTTTAGGAGTTGATGTGGCTAGACTACTATTAACCCCGGACAGCGTGAAATTTATCAGCCCTAGAGAGAAAAAATATTTTGTTTCTGATTATAGTTATTTCGCAGAACGTTTTGACGTGGGTTTGACATTTGATTGTTTTCAACGGATACTGACAAATCAATTCTTTGATTTTGAATCTTGTACCACGGAGGCTGTACGGGGAAAGCGTTATAAATTTGATAAGTCGGGTAACGATTATGTATTGTATAGTTTGGAAGAGAAAGCATTGGGGAGAAAATTGAAGAAATTATACAAGAAGAGGAGAAAGAATAAAGAATTTTCTTTAGTGTTACAGAAAATACATATTGATCCGGATTGTTTCAGACCTAATGCTGTTTCTATCGAGGATTTGGAAGAGGGTGTCGGAATGAGCGTGAAATACAAGTATATAAAGGATTTTGGTGGGAAATTGTTTCCCGGAAAAATAACTTTTAATGTATTTTCGGATAATGATAATTGGGAAGTTATATTGAATTTTGACCGGTTGGAATTTGACGTGGAAGTGTCACCTAATTTTAAAATACCTAGTAAGTATAAAAGAATGTATTAG
- a CDS encoding murein hydrolase activator EnvC family protein codes for MDICRNILIVIFLFSFTFSYSQSIDAIKKKNEKTEKEIAYLNKLLENARKDKSSTIQKVSIINQKISKGKEMIQSLTNEVNYLDGQIKKNESVKSGLESDKQRMLEFYSKMVYETWKKRNESDKLIYIFSSSSFAQAYARYKYFEQVQDYSKRQIQLIEQTNDSLTAINKELSKLMTLKSETQFKITSQNNQLIREQNEANTYIADLKKKEKELLRKLNIEIKNRERFKKELEKLIAVQAKKSGSKNSTYKLTPEEKLISDDFAKNRGKLPWPVEQGFVSEKFGVNVHPVFKQVKLNNAGITITTSRNADVRAVFKGVVTEIMFIPGDNNVVIVRHGNYLTVYSNLVEIFIKKGDTVNVKQKIGKLAVSSGNNSTLNFQVWRDKDNLDPQLWLTPW; via the coding sequence ATGGATATTTGTCGTAACATATTAATCGTGATTTTCTTGTTTTCTTTCACTTTTTCTTACTCGCAGTCGATTGACGCGATTAAAAAGAAAAATGAAAAGACGGAGAAGGAAATTGCGTATTTGAATAAGTTACTGGAAAATGCCCGTAAAGATAAATCTTCCACTATACAGAAAGTATCGATCATCAACCAAAAAATCAGTAAGGGAAAAGAGATGATTCAATCTCTCACGAACGAGGTGAATTACCTTGATGGTCAGATTAAAAAGAATGAGTCTGTTAAATCTGGTTTGGAATCCGATAAACAACGGATGCTGGAATTCTATTCTAAGATGGTGTACGAGACTTGGAAGAAGAGGAATGAATCGGATAAATTAATTTATATATTTTCTTCTTCGAGTTTTGCCCAGGCTTATGCCCGGTATAAATATTTTGAACAGGTTCAGGATTATTCCAAGCGGCAGATTCAGTTAATTGAACAGACAAACGACTCATTGACCGCTATTAATAAAGAATTGAGTAAATTGATGACTCTGAAAAGTGAAACACAGTTTAAAATTACCTCTCAAAATAATCAATTGATCCGGGAACAAAATGAGGCGAACACGTATATAGCGGATTTGAAGAAAAAGGAAAAAGAACTCCTTCGAAAGTTGAATATTGAGATTAAGAACAGAGAACGTTTTAAAAAAGAATTGGAGAAACTCATTGCTGTTCAGGCTAAAAAGTCGGGAAGTAAAAATTCTACATATAAATTAACACCAGAAGAGAAACTTATTTCCGACGATTTCGCTAAAAATAGAGGAAAGTTACCTTGGCCTGTTGAACAGGGATTTGTGTCGGAGAAATTCGGGGTGAATGTACACCCTGTTTTTAAACAGGTGAAGTTAAATAATGCAGGAATTACTATTACGACATCCCGGAATGCTGATGTTAGAGCGGTATTTAAGGGTGTGGTGACGGAAATAATGTTTATCCCGGGGGATAATAACGTTGTGATTGTGCGGCATGGAAATTATCTGACGGTGTATTCGAACTTGGTGGAGATATTTATTAAGAAGGGGGACACCGTCAATGTGAAACAAAAAATTGGCAAGCTGGCTGTGAGTAGTGGTAATAACAGTACGTTAAATTTTCAAGTTTGGAGAGATAAAGACAATTTAGATCCACAATTATGGTTAACGCCTTGGTAG
- a CDS encoding ATP-binding protein yields MDKLEFSIASEIGNIVKVENFIDYFSDVYNVEPDVFGKISLCVIEAVNNAILYGNKLDSSKYVKFLVYEEEKRLFVAVKDEGEGFDYSYIPDPTLPDNIEKDAGRGLYLMKTLSDDLIFEDGGSKVTMVFNL; encoded by the coding sequence ATGGACAAATTAGAGTTTTCGATTGCCTCTGAAATTGGTAATATCGTTAAAGTTGAGAACTTTATCGATTATTTCTCGGATGTTTATAATGTCGAACCGGATGTGTTCGGCAAGATAAGTTTGTGTGTTATTGAAGCTGTTAATAATGCAATTCTTTACGGAAATAAACTGGATTCTTCAAAGTATGTTAAGTTTTTGGTTTATGAAGAAGAAAAGCGTTTATTCGTGGCCGTGAAAGACGAGGGAGAAGGTTTTGATTATTCTTATATCCCGGACCCTACTTTACCGGATAATATAGAAAAAGATGCAGGACGTGGTCTTTACCTGATGAAAACGCTTTCTGATGATTTGATTTTTGAAGATGGTGGATCAAAGGTGACCATGGTTTTCAATTTATAA
- the ybeY gene encoding rRNA maturation RNase YbeY gives MSELLFFNEECDIPSFFNEERVKQWLQAVADDYSFQLGTISFIFCNDDYILDVNRKYLNHDYYTDVITFDYSERKILSGDVFISLDTVQSNALEFNTTYEDELHRVVVHSVLHLIGFKDKSDADAKEMRQNENHCLELLKMI, from the coding sequence ATGAGCGAACTTCTTTTTTTTAATGAGGAATGTGATATTCCTTCTTTTTTTAATGAAGAGAGAGTGAAACAATGGCTACAAGCTGTTGCTGATGATTATTCGTTTCAATTAGGAACGATCTCTTTTATTTTTTGTAATGATGATTATATCCTAGATGTAAACAGGAAATATTTGAATCATGATTATTACACCGACGTTATTACTTTTGACTACTCCGAGAGAAAAATATTGTCAGGTGATGTTTTTATCAGTCTTGATACAGTTCAATCCAATGCTTTAGAATTCAATACAACTTATGAAGATGAATTACATAGGGTTGTCGTACACTCTGTACTTCATTTAATAGGTTTTAAAGATAAATCAGATGCTGACGCGAAAGAGATGCGTCAAAATGAAAATCATTGCTTAGAATTGCTTAAAATGATATAA
- the mnmG gene encoding tRNA uridine-5-carboxymethylaminomethyl(34) synthesis enzyme MnmG, with translation MSQLLPVYDVIVVGAGHAGCEAACAAANLGSKTLLITLDMNKIAQMSCNPAMGGIAKGQIVREIDALGGGSGIVTDKSTIQFRMLNLSKGPAMWSPRAQCDRMIFSAEWRDRVEHTDNLDLWQDDVIELLLDKGQVTGVKTRLGISFSSRRVILTNGTFLNGLMHIGRVSFPGGRISEPATYGLSDQLKEYGFAVGRMKTGTPVRIDGRSIDFSKLTRQDGDNDFHKFSFLSFAYTNSLEKRPCYIAYTNKVVHDILREGFDDSPLFNGTIKSIGPRYCPSIETKLDTFSDRDSHHLFLEPEGEKTTEYYLNGFSSSLPWDIQLRALRNVEGFENVKIFRPGYAIEYDFFQPTQLYPTLETKLIKGLYFAGQINGTTGYEEAAAQGLMAGINAHLSLHENRDFVLNRDQAYIGVLIDDLVTKGVDEPYRMFTSRAEYRILLRQDDADARLTPLGYSLGLVKEDRFAVFEDKILKRDRLMDFVTNFSISPEEINPTLESLKSSPIRQKIKLIDIISRPQVTIPKIVDSIPSLKEFIFDNNLREEIIEAAEVLIKYSGYIEREKLIADKLNRLENLVIANKFNYMEITSLSYEARQKLTKINPKTIGQASRITGVSPSDINVLLILLGR, from the coding sequence ATGTCACAATTACTGCCCGTATATGATGTTATTGTAGTAGGGGCCGGACACGCTGGTTGTGAGGCAGCTTGTGCTGCAGCTAATTTAGGATCAAAGACACTACTTATTACGTTGGATATGAATAAGATAGCGCAAATGTCTTGTAATCCGGCTATGGGTGGTATTGCTAAAGGTCAGATTGTTAGAGAGATAGACGCTTTAGGTGGTGGATCTGGCATTGTAACAGATAAAAGTACAATCCAATTTCGTATGCTGAACCTGTCTAAGGGACCTGCTATGTGGAGTCCAAGGGCTCAGTGTGATCGAATGATTTTTTCTGCCGAATGGAGAGATAGGGTAGAGCATACTGATAATCTGGATTTGTGGCAGGATGACGTGATCGAACTTCTTTTGGATAAAGGGCAGGTTACCGGGGTCAAAACTAGATTAGGGATTTCTTTTAGTTCCCGTCGAGTGATTTTGACTAATGGTACCTTTTTAAACGGTCTGATGCATATCGGACGGGTTAGCTTTCCCGGTGGTCGAATTTCAGAACCGGCTACTTATGGTTTATCCGATCAGTTGAAAGAATATGGTTTTGCAGTCGGGCGGATGAAAACGGGTACTCCGGTTCGTATAGATGGTCGAAGTATTGATTTTTCTAAATTAACCCGTCAAGATGGAGATAATGATTTCCATAAATTCTCTTTTCTGAGTTTCGCGTATACGAATTCACTTGAGAAGAGACCTTGCTATATTGCCTATACGAATAAAGTCGTACATGATATTTTACGGGAAGGATTTGATGATAGTCCTTTATTTAATGGTACGATAAAAAGTATAGGTCCTCGTTATTGTCCGAGTATAGAAACTAAATTAGATACTTTTTCAGATCGAGATAGTCATCATTTGTTTTTGGAGCCGGAAGGGGAGAAGACAACCGAATATTATTTGAATGGATTTTCTTCTTCTTTACCTTGGGATATTCAATTGCGGGCATTGAGAAATGTGGAGGGTTTTGAGAATGTAAAAATTTTCAGACCGGGTTATGCTATCGAGTATGATTTTTTCCAACCTACTCAATTGTATCCGACTTTAGAAACAAAATTAATCAAGGGACTTTATTTTGCCGGACAAATAAACGGGACTACCGGATATGAGGAGGCAGCGGCTCAAGGATTGATGGCCGGAATAAATGCCCATCTTTCACTTCATGAAAATAGAGATTTCGTACTGAATCGAGATCAGGCTTACATTGGGGTACTGATTGATGATTTAGTTACAAAAGGGGTAGATGAACCTTACCGTATGTTTACTTCTCGTGCGGAATATAGAATTTTATTGAGGCAGGATGATGCGGATGCCCGGTTGACTCCTTTAGGATATTCTTTAGGTCTTGTGAAAGAAGATCGTTTTGCCGTGTTTGAAGATAAAATTTTGAAACGTGATCGGTTGATGGATTTTGTTACTAATTTTAGTATTTCACCCGAAGAAATTAATCCGACTTTAGAAAGTTTAAAATCTTCGCCTATCCGCCAAAAAATAAAATTGATTGATATTATTTCGAGACCGCAGGTAACCATTCCTAAAATTGTAGATTCAATTCCTTCTTTGAAAGAATTTATTTTTGATAATAATTTGCGGGAAGAAATCATAGAAGCTGCCGAAGTTTTAATTAAATATTCGGGATATATCGAGAGAGAAAAATTAATAGCTGATAAATTGAATCGGTTAGAAAATTTAGTTATTGCGAATAAATTTAATTATATGGAGATAACTTCTCTCTCTTATGAAGCTCGTCAAAAATTGACAAAGATTAATCCGAAAACTATTGGACAGGCATCACGTATTACAGGAGTATCACCTTCTGACATCAATGTTTTATTGATTTTATTGGGAAGATAA